From a region of the Candida albicans SC5314 chromosome 1, complete sequence genome:
- the ARG81 gene encoding Arg81p (Zn(II)2Cys6 transcription factor; required for utilization of ornithine as a nitrogen source and for wild-type resistance to caffeine; required for yeast cell adherence to silicone substrate), translated as MSSPSILSKNIEDKSSTTEIAPPPTQPQSQPVTTTTTTTRRSKTFTGCFTCRSRKIKCDLTKPQCEKCTRAGLICAGYDIKLRWSDPIQYIPTKTGNVKSQPIKFTNKDDEQLDENNNSKNNNNSSSEFFQRRKVGFVKWDEPYETYEDMDSDLSILHGSGEDPIVKLSGETKLKGPFGVFKGEPSPQQQNNIISQEISLKSKKRRLNNSHNDTNVIATTTTTTTTTGTTSNVSNTYTNGSSPLVHGHNFTTTTTTESNSQPHGYNLETGIPHSDQPQDSQWISNELKDAALVTAAALDTQFLDLMFNFNSNIPTDDTSNNINNNTTTNTHTHTDNQTNNNNNNTGHSSIMDEFNNPDFLNLLFHKNSQLAITTPQPHIGTTTHTTTPQLSHSNSSISLANILNQNQGANNNSNSILMDPTYYSNFSNFFYNNPYQSNENLEIDLHAKSIDHDHDHDHDEDEDDESPEEVDGNDSKLLQFIMKIVKNPTNLPFDLSLPSNSNEQQQQQQQQQQQEHHHHHQIGIPVNALQVQPLTRYLLNYYVTNVADLMTVIPLTESPWKTIYFPRALMALGELSALGKTSTAKNALLNALLAVSAFNLQSKFPKNSEPMRFYLNLGIALRNQASLFIKQLLHNKRNNKRNKTNGIEYCINHEKYKDVLCAVLSMISVDLVWGTMQDTRIYITWCGKVIIAKMQNKKKLSTKASILHRIFSNLKLIQDSTCLDIDSINEDFETNYYGIGIGTGTGIGYDVSGDKYVQQKLDNSDGDATTTTTAVVDDHKKVRKTRIDFIVNNTFTNKKQTKTTTTTTTNKSKSSITTSPSFVNKKLINTMKNDESFATDALYGLPYSLIVLFSETVELLRTKIYYRDNPKAAARIAMKLSNHEKEFNDRIEELNEKLENWTLDWQLYEQQQQQQQNMTTTKAKTRSTTPTSSPTPTDGKPENEEPTTVGDDNDNDDNNEFDHKFYSPMHKATYHHIMSFYHALMIYFNRLIKQIPAENLQNQVKKTLQHLNAIQKLIDDKEANIIPLFWQGFIAGCEAIEPDLQLAFKQWGADIAKYLGSYWGARQIMMEVWRRKRANEIKDDWISVIHDWEMNLMLA; from the coding sequence atGTCATCACCATCTATACTATCCAAAAATATAGAAGACAAATCCTCGACAACTGAAATAGCCCCACCCCCAACACAACCACAATCACAACCAGTTACTACCACTACAACCACGACAAGACGTTCAAAAACATTTACTGGATGTTTTACATGTCGATCACGAAAGATAAAATGTGATTTAACGAAACCACAATGTGAGAAATGTACTCGAGCTGGTTTAATATGTGCTGGATATGATATTAAACTTCGATGGTCGGACCCTATTCAATATATACCAACGAAAACCGGTAACGTAAAGAGTCaaccaattaaatttaccaataaagatgatgaacaacttgatgaaaataataatagtaaaaataataataatagttcTTCTGAATTTTTCCAACGACGAAAAGTTGGATTTGTTAAATGGGATGAACCATATGAAACTTATGAAGATATGGACCTggatttatcaatattacaCGGATCAGGAGAAGATCCTATAGTTAAATTACTGGGAGAAACTAAATTAAAGGGTCCATTTGGTGTATTTAAAGGTGAACCatcaccacaacaacaaaataatattatatCACAAGAGATATCATTGAAATCTAAAAAACGGAGATTAAATAATAGTCATAACGACACTAATGTCATTgccactactactactactactactactactggtACCACTTCTAATGTATCAAATACTTATACAAATGGCTCGAGTCCATTGGTCCATGGACATAAttttaccaccaccaccactacaGAATCCAATTCACAACCTCATGGATATAATTTAGAAACAGGGATACCACATTCTGACCAACCACAAGATTCACAATGGATTTCtaatgaattaaaagatGCAGCTCTTGTGACAGCAGCAGCTTTAGATACTCAATTTTTAGATTTAatgtttaattttaatagtAATATTCCAACAGATGATACtagtaataatattaataataataccacAACAAATACTCATACTCATACTGATAAtcaaaccaacaacaacaacaacaatactggtcattcttcaattatggatgaatttaataatcctgattttttgaatttattatttcataAAAATCTGCAACTTGCAATAACCACTCCGCAACCACATATCGGTACAACAACACatacaacaacaccacAATTATCTCATTCAAATAGTAGTATATCATTAGCCaatattttaaatcaaaatcaaggagcaaataataatagtaacTCTATTCTTATGGATCCTACATAttattccaatttttccaattttttctatAATAATCCCTATCAATCCAATGaaaatttagaaattgatttacatgccaaatcaattgatcatGATCATGACCATGACcatgatgaagatgaagatgacgaGAGTCCAGAAGAAGTTGATGGTAATGATTctaaattattacaatttattatgaaaattgttaaaaatccaacaaatttaccatttgatttatcattaccatcaaattcaaatgaacaacaacaacaacaacaacaacaacaacaacaggaacatcatcatcatcatcaaatagGTATACCTGTGAATGCCCTTCAAGTTCAACCATTAACGagatatttattaaattattatgttACTAATGTAGCAGATTTAATGACAGTTATTCCATTGACTGAAAGTCCTTGGAAAACGATTTATTTCCCAAGGGCATTAATGGCATTAGGTGAATTACTGGCATTAGGGAAAACTTCAACGGCTAAAAATGCATTATTGAATGCTTTATTAGCAGTACTGGCATTTAATTTACAAAGTAAATTTCCTAAAAATTCTGAACCAATGagattttatttgaatttaggTATTGCTTTAAGAAATCAAGCtagtttatttattaagCAATTATTACacaacaaaagaaacaacaaaagaaacaaaaccAATGGGATTGAATATTGTATTAAtcatgaaaaatataaagatGTTTTATGTGCTGTATTAAGTATGATTAGTGTTGATTTAGTATGGGGGACAATGCAAGATACAAGAATTTATATAACTTGGTGTGGGAAAGTAATTATAGCAAAAAtgcaaaataaaaaaaaattatcaactaAAGCAAGTATATTACATCGAATATTTctgaatttaaaattaattcaaGATTCTACTTGTTTAGATATTGATAGTATTAATGAAGATTTCGAAACTAATTATTatggaattggaattggaacTGGAACTGGTATTGGTTATGATGTTAGTGGTGATAAATATGTTCAACAGAAACTAGACAATTCTGACGGGGatgctactactactactactgcgGTTGTTGATGATCATAAGAAAGTTAGGAAAACcagaattgattttattgttaataatactttcaccaataaaaaacaaaccaaaacaacaacaacaacaacaactaataAACTGAAAAGTTCAATTACAACATCACCTTCATTTGtcaataaaaaattgattaatactatgaaaaatgatgaaagtTTTGCTACTGATGCATTATATGGATTACCttattcattaattgtattatttaGTGAGACGGTAGAATTATTaagaacaaaaatttattatcgTGATAATCCTAAAGCTGCAGCGAGAATAGcaatgaaattatcaaatcatgaaaaagaatttaatgatcgaattgaagaattgaatgaaaaattagaaaattgGACATTAGATTGGCAATTAtatgaacaacaacaacaacaacaacaaaatatgaCCACAACCAAAGCCAAAACCAGATCTACAACCCCAACCTCATCCCCAACCCCTACTGATGGTAAAcctgaaaatgaagaacCTACTACTGTTGGTGATGACAACGACAACGACGacaataatgaatttgatcaTAAATTTTATTCACCAATGCATAAAGCTACCTATCATCATATCATGTCATTTTATCATGCATTAATGATATATTTCAATCGattaatcaaacaaatcCCGGCTGAgaatttacaaaatcaagTTAAAAAAACATTACAACATTTAAATGCTatacaaaaattgattgatgataaagaaGCCAATATAATTCCATTATTTTGGCAAGGATTTATAGCTGGATGTGAAGCTATTGAACCAGATTTACAATTGGCGTTTAAACAATGGGGCGCCGATATAGCGAAATATTTAGGTAGTTATTGGGGGGCAAGACAAATTATGATGGAAGTTtggagaagaaaaagagctaatgaaattaaagatgatTGGATTAGTGTTATTCATGATTGGGAAATGAATTTAATGTTAGCATAA
- the PGA6 gene encoding Pga6p (GPI-anchored cell wall adhesin-like protein; induced by high iron; upregulated upon Als2 depletion; mRNA binds She3 and is localized to hyphal tips; Spider biofilm repressed), giving the protein MQFQTLLVVAGSLVASTLAVNSTVTEHHTTEITITHCSDNKCATSVAPAVQSVNTVTIEGVVTEYTTYCPLTASEHKHKESSSPSSVAPVASTESVVTTTISGVHTSYTTYCPLSGSSEASTVITPGTVAGESSSSSEEVSYVDVTSTPVVESTTDVELTLTAQSTLFTSYANSTGSSSSSSVVPSANVTTFEGGAVGGASNQITVGFAAIAGLAAILL; this is encoded by the coding sequence ATGCAATTCCAAACTTTATTAGTCGTCGCTGGTTCTTTAGTTGCCTCAACTTTAGCCGTCAACTCCACTGTCACTGAACATCACACTACTGAAATCACCATCACTCATTGTTCCGACAACAAATGTGCTACTAGTGTTGCTCCAGCTGTTCAATCAGTCAACACTGTTACTATTGAAGGTGTTGTCACTGAATACACCACTTATTGTCCATTGACTGCTTCTGAACACAAACATAAAGaatcttcttctccttCATCAGTTGCTCCAGTTGCTTCTACTGAATCTGTTGTTACAACTACCATCAGTGGTGTTCACACTTCTTATACTACTTATTGTCCACTTTCTGGTTCTTCTGAAGCATCAACTGTTATTACTCCAGGTACTGTTGCTGGTGAATCTTCTTCTAGCAGTGAAGAAGTCAGTTATGTTGATGTCACTAGTACTCCAGTTGTTGAATCCACTACTGATGTTGAATTGACTCTTACTGCTCAATCTACTTTATTCACTTCTTATGCTAATTCTACtggttcttcttcttcatcttctgtTGTTCCTTCTGCTAATGTTACTACTTTTGAAGGTGGTGCCGTTGGTGGTGCTTCTAACCAAATCACTGTTGGTTTTGCTGCTATTGCTGGTTTAGCCGCTATCTTATTATAA
- a CDS encoding uncharacterized protein (Protein of unknown function; possibly membrane bound; mutants are viable; rat catheter biofilm repressed), producing the protein MFARSPFISTIFKRSIGSVRTTIIGTGTTTIPKQYQLFNFNNLITNFKSSSSRSSYGGSSNYSNYSSSNNSNNTLKILFASTGSSFLLLSTFARKIHNDTGSLTQYQQQQQQPSLDLSISKQQPLQKQYHESRFSNYLNYEELTIGSVVGLFLGVIIGKLSQVIVFVSLSSYFLIEFLENKNIIHIPWNYFITIGKEKINLKQLFFEKPSFKISFVLSFIIAAYNV; encoded by the coding sequence ATGTTTGCTCGTTCACCATttatttcaacaatttttaaaagatCAATTGGATCAGTACGTACAACCATTATTGGTACTGGTACTACTACAATTccaaaacaatatcaattattcaatttcaataatttgattaccaatttcaaatcatcatcatcaagaTCTTCTTATGGTGGTAGTAGCAACTATAGCAACTATAGCAGCAgcaataatagtaataacactttaaaaatattatttgctAGTACTGgttcatcatttttattattatctacATTTGCTAGAAAAATCCACAATGATACTGGTAGTTTAActcaatatcaacaacaacaacaacaaccatcATTAGATTTATCTATTAgtaaacaacaaccactacaaaaacaatatcatGAATCTAGATTTTctaattatttaaattatgaAGAATTAACTATTGGATCAGTAGTTGGATTATTTTTAGGAGTTATAATTGGGAAATTATCTCAAGTTATTGTATTTGTTTCATTACTGagttattttttaattgaatttttagaaaataaaaatattattcataTTCCATGGAATTATTTCATTACTATtggtaaagaaaaaattaatttaaaacaattattttttgaaaaaccaagttttaaaatttcatttgttttatcatttattattgctGCTTATAATGTATAG
- a CDS encoding poly(A)-specific ribonuclease (Ortholog(s) have poly(A)-specific ribonuclease activity, role in nuclear-transcribed mRNA poly(A) tail shortening, postreplication repair and PAN complex localization) codes for MDGWSEVLRIPSSVFATDNYNNPTTIVNITSLQFDSVQNFIWCGDSRGYTRSFTGSFATNSLYGNLQLYPYTKFHTSDVNYNNPIKQILSHREGILSLSNNAISFNSRRGLSKLQVTSKTFNNNATTENKFNNLQAMTFNCNSFNDVVVGTDTSMMKFDLNKPNVLSSFDHQGGISLLNNLGKFLTIANSNGSLDIFDPVSNSTMKTFSAHNGFISNLDVRGNYIATCGYSIKPKRYYHNQPAEYIVDPLVNIYDTRIMRAIAPVPFPAGAASVKFHPKLPNIIIIASTSGQMQFVDIFDQTNVYLYQADLAIPTTTTTTINNKPRMSNLEISENGDFLVFNDNCDNMHLWSISPSSKDFVNFPQPVEQPDIIDSNFEIIDIDANVPLSIVGMPYYKELLLSNYPNDLRFVKETAKLPEPIDIELILENETRNNGTKKFFPYDKLKYGPGNVYKPYQSLKDNKENKEISIPKFISERSTTTTTTTKELKADNDGKFIDDSIFQYKFQGKLNKVPNCYSRLQIQYSKFGIKDFDFSYYNKTKECCGLENHTDNSYINSLLQLYRFQSSIYNQVVGSLSKEWLPNDITTIITTNNPEGSSILNELGYLFDMMFKAQSNNVKIYNLSQVLNHHPNAQKLLNNNELLNLNSQQVRDLVIEFNNFLLTTLHQDFQTQFQENFNLTELKYEIEIKGNGTSCPMYDKHQGSMFSLELITPPSNMLNKMSILINNNNNNNNPQYQPEPISSLDNIRRNLNILTYLEYSMNQYKTIPCQQHNHSYPHNLEIQTSIVHLPSVLTINVNLSNPEFKIINNFTQWLVPEFYAVKSKSISGKNGYSFKEIDHPTPNSATQESGKYKYKYELLGYVCEINHQSDIVSGAHNLVAFIKVNNNGGWYLFNDFLVMPIPEEEVFDLQPSWKKPIVIMYQQTNQPSFNYLTTTTTTTTTTTTFSNAGKYDDSILYRDHFAEGIRKGHQLEYELLTRKESPQPGSLVAIDAEFVMLKPEELEIHYDGYKKLIKPKQLSLARISVLRENGIPFIDDYIVHTSDIYDYLTNFSGIEPNDLNLTLSNRENLVTLQTAYRKLWLLLNLGVIFVGHGLYNDFRTINLQVPERQIRDTAVIYYKSDFKRQLSLKFLAYVMLKEKVQSGNHDSIEDANTALLLYKKYQNLYNKEDFESILNYIYSEGQQLRFKVPE; via the coding sequence ATGGATGGATGGAGTGAAGTATTAAGAATACCGTCGAGTGTATTTGCTACTGATAATTACAATAATCCCACTACAATTGTCAATATAACATCACTACAGTTTGATTCTGTACAAAATTTCATATGGTGTGGTGATTCAAGAGGTTATACTAGATCATTTACTGGATCATTTGCAACAAATTCTTTATATGGGAATTTACAACTTTATCCTTATACGAAATTCCATACTAGTGAtgtaaattataataacccaataaaacaaatactATCTCATCGAGAAGgaatattatcattactGAATAATGCAATAAGTTTTAATAGTAGAAGAGGATTATCAAAACTACAAGTCACATCTAAgacatttaataataatgctactactgaaaataaatttaataatttacaagCAATGAcattcaattgtaattcattcaatgatgttgttgttggcaCTGATACAtcaatgatgaaatttgatttaaataaacCCAATgttttatcatcatttgatCATCAAGGAGGgatttcattattaaataatttgggTAAATTTTTAACTATAGCAAATAGTAATGGATCATTAGATATATTTGATCCTGTATCCAATTCGACAATGAAAACTTTTAGTGCTCATAATGGATTTATTTCTAATTTAGACGTTAGAGGCAATTATATTGCTACTTGTGGTTATTCAATTAAACCTAAACGATATTATCATAATCAACCTGCAGAATATATAGTGGATCCATTGGTCAATATATATGATACAAGAATAATGAGAGCTATAGCTCCAGTACCATTCCCTGCTGGTGCTGCATCAGTGAAATTCCACCCTAAATTGccaaatattataattattgcATCAACATCGGGACAAATgcaatttgttgatatttttgatCAAACAAATGTTTATTTATATCAAGCAGATTTAGCAATAcctacaacaacaacaactactatCAATAACAAGCCAAGGATGTCGAATCTTGAAATAAGTGAAAATGGTGATTTCTTAGTgtttaatgataattgtgATAATATGCATTTATGGTCGATTAGTCCTTCGAGTAAAGATTTTGTCAATTTCCCTCAACCAGTAGAACAACCagatattattgattctaattttgaaatcattgataTAGATGCTAATGTGcctttatcaattgttggAATGCCATATTATAaggaattattattatcaaattatcCGAATGATTTGAGATTTGTTAAGGAAACAGCAAAATTACCTGAACCGATAGATatagaattgattttaGAAAATGAAACTCGAAATAATGGtaccaagaaatttttcccttatgataaattaaaatatggTCCAGGAAATGTTTATAAACCTTATCAATCATTAAAGGATAATAAggaaaataaagaaatacTGATTCCGAAATTTATTAGTGAAAGatcaacaaccacaaccacaaccaccaaagaattgaaagctgataatgatggtaaatttattgatgatagtatttttcaatataaattcCAGGGgaaattaaataaagtaCCAAATTGTTATTCAAGATtacaaattcaatattcgaaatttggaattaaagattttgattttagttattataataaaactaaagaaTGTTGTGGATTGGAAAATCATACTGATAATTCATATATTAATTCTCTTTTACAATTATATCGATTTCAATCGAGTATATATAATCAAGTTGTTGgttcattatcaaaagaATGGTTACCTAATGATATCACCACTATTATCACTACCAACAACCCTGAAGGTTCATCtattttaaatgaattgggatatttatttgatatGATGTTTAAAGCACAATCTAATAATgttaaaatttataatttaagTCAAGTTTTGAATCATCATCCGAATGCTCAAAAATTactcaataataatgaattattaaatttaaattctCAACAAGTTCGAGATTTagttattgaatttaataattttttattaactACTTTACATCAAGATTTTCAAACTcaatttcaagaaaatttcaatttaacagaattgaaatatgaaattgaaataaaagGTAATGGTACTTCATGTCCAATGTATGATAAACATCAAGGATCAATGTTTTCTTTAGAATTAATTACTCCACCTAGTAATATGTTGAATAAAATGAgtattttaattaataataataataataataataatcctCAATATCAACCAGAACCCATTAGCAGTCTTGATAATATTAGACgaaatttaaatatattaaCATATTTGGAATATTCAATGAATCAATATAAAACCATTCCATGTCAACAACATAATCATTCATATCCTCATAATTTAGAAATTCAAACTAGTATAGTTCATTTACCTTCAGTATTAACCATTAATGTCAATTTATCGAATCCagaatttaaaatcattaataattttactCAATGGTTAGTACCGGAATTTTATGCtgtgaaatcaaaatcaatatcagGAAAAAATGGATATTCATTTAAAGAGATTGATCATCCAACACCAAATTCAGCTACTCAAGAATCGGggaaatataaatataaatatgaaCTTTTAGGATATGTTTGTgaaataaatcatcaatctGATATAGTTAGTGGAGCTCATAATTTAGTGGCATTTATTAaagttaataataatgggGGTTggtatttatttaatgattttttggTTATGCCTATACcggaagaagaagtattTGATTTACAACCATCATGGAAAAAACCCATTGTTATAATGTATCAACAAACTAATCAACCCCTGTTTAATTATTtaaccaccaccaccaccaccaccaccaccaccaccacgTTCAGTAATGCTGGCAAATATGATGATCTGATATTATATCGAGATCATTTTGCTGAAGGGATTAGGAAAGGTCATCAATTAGAGTATGAATTGTTAACTAGAAAAGAATCACCTCAACCTGGTTCATTAGTTGCTATTGATGCAGAATTTGTCATGTTAAAAcctgaagaattggaaattcATTATGATGgatataaaaaattaattaaaccCAAACAATTATCTTTGGCAAGAATATCAGTATTAAGAGAAAATGGGATTCcatttattgatgattataTTGTTCATACATCAGATATTTATGATTATTTAACCAATTTTAGTGGTATTGAACctaatgatttgaatttaacaTTAAGTAATCGAGAAAATCTCGTTACTTTACAAACTGCATATAGAAAATTGTGGTTACTATTAAATTTAGGAGTAATATTTGTTGGACATGGATTATATAATGATTTCCGAACGATTAATTTACAAGTTCCAGAACGACAAATTCGTGATACAGCGgtgatttattataaatctGATTTTAAAAGACAATTAagtttaaaatttttagCCTATGTGAtgttaaaagaaaaagttcAAAGTGGGAATcatgattcaattgaagatgCAAATACagcattattattgtataaaaaatatcaaaatttatataataaagaagattttgaactgatattgaattatatatattctgAAGGTCAACAATTGAGATTTAAAGTTCCAGAATAG
- the ZCF28 gene encoding Zcf28p (Zn(II)2Cys6 transcription factor; required for yeast cell adherence to silicone substrate; Spider biofilm induced), translated as MNQDSTTLNFPTSENETTSTKTYTINSISPISVDSFNIDTTLGFESVSPNILNGFPGNDIPLQQQQQEHTGGYENRDEFLLTNQQMLINEVDSLIMLSNINYDESPASSSLSSSMIFPNTSNSMYQISENSLSSPFSQFGISLHSSTSTSVTNNCDGITGQKSKSTTKVLKKPKGELTTTIRKKKYSPRSRHACNNCRLKKLKCDEQKPQCSRCSKKGYDCVYHFNVQFKQDVEARGKRFGREGINS; from the coding sequence ATGAATCAAGATTCAACGACTTTGAATTTCCCAACATCGGAAAATGagacaacatcaacaaaaacCTACAccataaattcaatatcacCAATATCAGTAGACAGTTTCAATATTGACACTACACTTGGGTTTGAGTCGGTTTCTCCTAATATTCTTAATGGTTTTCCAGGAAACGATATTCCtctacaacaacagcaacaggAACACACAGGAGGATATGAAAATCGTGATGAATTTCTCTTgacaaatcaacaaatgttAATAAACGAGGTAGACTCTCTAATTATGTTGAGTAATATCAACTACGATGAATCACCAGCATCATcgtcattatcatcatctatgatttttccaaatacTTCAAACTCCATGTATCAAATCAGTGAAAATTCCTTGTCATCGCCCTTCTCGCAATTCGGAATTAGTTTGCATAGCTCTACATCTACAAGTGTGACTAATAACTGTGATGGTATAACTGGACAGAAATCTAAGAGCACGACTAAAGTACTTAAGAAACCAAAGGGGGAACTTACTACAACAATacggaaaaagaaatatctGCCACGATCAAGACATGCATGTAATAATTGtcgtttgaaaaaattaaaatgtGATGAGCAAAAACCACAATGTTCAAGATGTTCAAAGAAAGGATATGATTGTGTTTATCATTTTAATGTTCAATTTAAACAAGATGTGGAGGCAAGAGGTAAACGATTTGGCCGTGAAGGAATAAATTCA